GAGGGAGAAGAAAAGCCTCAAACACAGACAAGAGCGAGGAAGAGGGGGGGGGTTGGAGAGACGAGATGAATATACGGGAAAGACTCGTGcattttgcaaaaaggggccgCGTTCTCCATCCGAACGGCAGTATTTCACCGAAGCACAGTAACCACAGGCCATCTGCAATTTAAACATGGTGCACACACACCGCAGCTCCTGCTCAAATTTACACAGCCTTTACACACTTTACCTacatcacacacaaaaaaatgaagcCTATTCATCACCATAAAACTATCAGATGGATTTTTCCAAGATTATGAAGTAGAAATGGTAGATTTGGTACATTTAAAAAGCGaacaaaagcacaaaaatgCTAGAGAAGCATGCATTTTTCCTTCTCGACTGGAGTTGTTTGAAAAATGCCACATGAGAGACTCCAGTCCTGGGTTTTCTGGCTTTGCCACATGTTGAGAAAGTGCTGTGGGCTCCACCCTCCGAGCGTGTATCCTGTAATTCACCCGGCTGGAGTGCCAACAGCTCCACAGGGCTCTTGGTGAAGGGCACTGTGAAGTGGCTTTTGTACAATCTGTGTTAGGTGCCGTTGAGGGTTTCTGGGTGGGGTTGAGGGTGGAGGACGTCTTGAGTGGAGTCGAGAGAGGTCAGTGCTCATAATAGCATGGGCCGAGGTGTGTGTACTCACCTCACTCCTATAAGAAGTGCGATGAGCATGGAACAGACAGGGTCGGCGATCATCAGGTCGTATTTCTGCATTAGGATGGCTGAAATGATGACTCCGACACTGCCCAATGTGTCCGCAACAATGTGAAGAAAAACTCCTGCAATGAAGAAAATAAGAATTTTGTGAGTCGCGTTGGATAAAAGAGCCATACAATACATTTACATTGtatcatacaaaaaaaatacaccattcaaaaatgtggggatCGTAAggttttttcaaatgtttttcgaaagaagtctcttatgatcaccaagtctgcatttatttgattaaaaatacagtaaaaaaaaaaataatattgtgaaatattacaatttaaaaactgttttctatctcaatattaatattataaaatgtaatatattcctttgagacagctgaattttcagcattattattccagtcttcagtgttgcatgttctttcttttttaaacatttcttattattatcaatgtaaaaaaggtgacttttttcaggattctttgatgaataagttcaaaagaacagtatttatttgaaacaattttgaaaaaacattttgaagaaatattttgtaatattataaatgtcctAACATCCTAAAAGTTTCTTTttccatttctttcaaaaatatatattaacttaaaacttttgaacggtagtggaaatatataaaatatatacaaaattataaaatatattttactatatctcaaaattaatatacttaatattataaataaattgttaatgtgtatacaattttatattcaaaataaataatctatAAAAATTTTGAAGTTTACCAAATATTTGTGTGCTTTTAGCATTGCAACATGCTAATATTAAAGTCTACTGGAATCAGTTGCGagttgagttaaaaaaaaatgcaatttgtaTGAGTTAATTCCAAGAGTTTTATTATGAGATAGGAAAAAGTAGGGAAGGCAACTGTCTATGTAGTATACAGTAAGCTAGTGCACTTGGGCTTTTGTCTATATGAAAGGTCCTGGTTTCACTTAAAAAGCACTAATATTGAGTAAATGTTGTATCTGGGATGAGGATACAGCATTTGCTAGCACTCATATTCAAACATGATTACTGTGGCCAGAACTCTCTGTCTGGGCACCATGTCTAGCGGTAACCCTCAAACTGATGATGTCATTCCACAAACAGGTCATACGAGAACATCCTAGAATGAATGGTCAACCTGCAAGACTGTCCTCCATGACAAAATCTCCAGAATACATCATAACATACACTGCTACTACGTTAAAACCAACATGCAGTGGGAGCTGAAGTGAGTCAGTCAACATCTCCTGAACTCAAAAGGTCTGTACTGGCTGTCCTGATCGACACTGGAGAATAGTTGTGGACTGTGGTATGATGATGCTGTGGCACGCTATGAGACGGTCCACTAAGTCCTTTCCTTTCCACAGAATGAGATGACATATTTGCGGTTACTCTCAGTTTTGCAGAAAGCATGACCGCAGTAATGGAGCAAACTCCCTAATAAGTGAAGACCTTGTCCAAATGTGGTCAAAGCAAATACTAGAAAAATAACCAGAATGCTGGAGCTCATCACGTCCTTATAAACAGCCATAATGGCTGAGTTTAGATAGAATACTAGATTACTAGTAGTTACCAAATACTATGCAGTATATACTGACTACAATTAAGACAAGAAAACAGTAAGTGGAACAGttgacaaatatttaatatttatcatatacaaatatttattttgtgaaattataatattcaatactgaaaatatgtatatatttatttaaaaaaaaaatgttttcatttaataattataGAATTAATAATTACATTATGCATTccattacattttgtaaaataataataataataatagatttaacatgaaatgcatatttgttaaaatattatattttattatcaatatattaatttccttaatAATAATATCCATTTCTgcaaaatagtaataatacagtttaatttaataataataataataataataataattaaatgaaaatatgaatgtcaaataaataaacatttttaaaattattgttttaataaaaatatttgtcttttgtaaaataagtattataataataaaaaatatgttcatcataatgatactactactactactactactactactactattattattattattattattattattattattaatagaattaaaatattccattatatttttgcaaaataatatttttgaaaattaataacaatattaattcttatttatactatttaaaaatcatggttataataatgaaatacaaatattttattaaaataataataatgatgataattgTAGAAAAATGTACGATTGGTATTCAGATTAAACAGTAGGACAAAAAAAGCTTTAGGCTGCAATTCTGGAACAGGAAGATCAAGTCAAGTGCTTTACATTTTGTAAACAGTAGTCTGTGCATTATATTGCATACTGCATATTTTGGCAAATTCAGTACATCTACTAAGTATTCTATGCATAGAGCTCTGTAAAaagtaatagtagtagtaaaCAGTAGTATGTTATTCCAAACATAGCCAAAATAGACATGAAGAGCTTCAGGATGGGAGGTTGGTACAATCTACTTGCAATTCATCACGGGGAGTGGAGAAGAGATCCCTCGGCTGGGATGGAGGCAGCGTAACATTTTGCACTGTCACCTCCTCtcctcccctcccctccccCTTCTCTACATGGTCCTCCCTTCTGTGCCCCGTTCTTTCTCCCTCGAGCAGGCCTCCCAAAGGATCcattctctctctgtgtgtgccAGGGTGAAGGGGACAAACTACTTTCTCTGCTCTGCTCTTTCCCACACAAGCTCGGACAAAAGGATTTAAAGCGACAGTGCACCGCACTTGCTCTGGTGTCAGTGTTAACCCGGTTAGATCCAAGTCAAAGGTTAGAGGTTGGGATGGTCAGAAGTGTCACTTCGTCACACATAAAAGTCCATCATCCAGTCACATCTGATCTAAATCACTAATTTCGAGTGTTTTTCCTTGtttaaattcattcattttcgGAATTGTTATGACTACAGAACCTCATCTATTGAGAATTCAAAACACTGACATCCTACAAAAGAGGAAAAAGCTGTCTAGACCTGATAGATGtgattgtaaatatttttatatctgGTGCCTTGCTGAAAGCATGCTGAATATCGCTAAACAAGAGATCTCTAGCGCCATCTGGAGGTGGCTAAACGTACAAAAAAGCCATACCTTGTAATATTTGCTTGCTGGAGCCTTTTCCCGGTGTGTGTGAGTGGTCATCTGAGGACACAGACAGATTAGAAATGAATCATGCTATACCAAACACCATTACAATGTATCAAAACAGCTTCTGCAATTTTGAGCATGAGGACCCCGAATAACACATCTGATGCATTATAACAGTACTGACTCACAAATCAGCAAGGTAACTTAAGGTCTTACCGTGGCAGTGGGGATCGTCATGTGAATGGCCATGTCCTCCGTGTGAATGCCCGTGATCATGTCCGTGATCATGCCCGTGTTTGGACTCATGGCTGTGGCCGTGGCCTCCATGACTGTGTCCATGTCCCACACTGCCATTAAATAGAGAATGACTGTGGCCATGACCTTAAAATTTGAAACAAGAGGACACATCAATGAAGAAGCAACAGAGTACATCAATAATTAATCTTATtattaaaggggctatatgtacgAATTTCAGTCATGTACTAATTGCTTATTGTATTGCCAATGTGTGAACATCTTGTGATGAAAACCTAAAAAATGAGACCTTTCCCGATATCCTAGGTTGTCTATGAAAGCCTGTAGACTGACTTTTATGTGAAGGACCCGGTTTCGCTGGGCAAATCCAAAGGATGTGACGTTATGTGCGCTCCCGAGAACCTCTCTTCTGTTCTGTGACACATGAAATGAATGCTTACAATATTCAGAAGAGGGCTGTGTATTGCCAAGAATCTGGCGATACAGTACGTATCACGATACGATATATTGCGATATTGTAAGAAAGGCGATATATTGcaatatttcttttctttttttttcttaaaaaaaaacagtcataaaGAACACACAACCATATGCATAAAACCTGACAagcaactttattttatttaatcgaTACATtatcatttgcatttatatcACTAATCACTATTTTGTGCAATCTAAGTAAAGGGAAAATATAAAGTGACTGCAGGattatttatgtttatgttttaaaggTTCACAGTATAGcagtttttaatttctaaactATTTATCAACAGAAAGTGCATAGTCCATTCCATGACTGAAtgactgtttgttttttatttaatactgtaaagctatTTGCTTTAAAGTagtctattgtataaagtgctaatttttaataacattattCTAATATTTAAAGTACTGAACTGCAGAGCTGGTGCAACCATatccacatcgctatgatcagatgctttctttctGCTGCCACCGCTGtcaattttgttgtgtgtttattttgttagtgAGAGGAAAACGTGCAATTCACATCACATTCTATCGAAATGCTTCTCAGCAGCACGGATGGAATCGGGATGTTAAGCAAGCTCTCAGATTCAATGCATTAACAGAGTATTTGGATTTTAACATGGCCTATTTTGCAAATAAAATGACTCGTCAATTTCCTTAGTGGCTTCTTTATAGCTGAAGCCAAAATAAGTCCACACTTTCAGCACTACATACTGCTGGAGCGGAATAATTCTATTGTCTTGTGAGCTGGGTTTGCTAATGCTAACACTAACGATGTACTCACATTCGCCTAGCGCTTCTCCAGTGACGCGTCATTTTACATTCTGATATAACGCTGACATCTAGCGGTTGGGTTTTATACAGTCTGTGGTTTAAACCGAACACAAAGCCATGAATAttgtatgtaaataaataaataaataaatatcgaTACAGTGCTTTTGAGAATCGATACAGTATCACCAAACATAATATCGCGATATTCACACGAATCGATATTTTCTTACACCCCATTCAGAATAACGCCGAAAGAGCTATTCTGTActttaatgtcaatgtgtcatgcaaagaaaagggattaattcaaaataatgtCTCACGTAGCCAGATCTATATAGTCTTTAGTCTCAAATATACTTTAGAATTAAACTATCCtaacagtgtaattttaattGCCTCATCTGTCAACATGATGGCGATGAATTGCAGAGCTGACTCAAACCTatccacatcgctatgatcGGATGCTTTCTAAACTGCCGCTTTCTCAACTGCggtcactttaagaccaaatgcATGAATCCAATATAATGATACACAtctgttttctttgtttgtgttACCTAAGCCATAAGCAACTGTGTTTACAAGGATACTCGCAGAtatggacattttgacataatttagCATGTATGTGTCCGTTTAAGCACAAATAGACACAGAAATGAATCCGTGTGCACACAGACAACAGTGCCCACAACTGACAGGACCTAAAACATGTGCTAATGATGAACTTTTGTTCTATGATGGTTGAACTTTGCAAATAATGCCAGAAACATGTGAGTTTCTGGTCTGTACGGGTTAACAATCCCTATACTAGACATTGCACTTCCTGTGACTTTGTGATATCGATACAAAACGATACATCATGCAAccataatatgtatatatggcacacacacttatatatttagttaaagctgcagtccataagttttgcctctttgtcaccatctctgtttgaaacctgcaattgcagttatttacagaattatcatctttaggTGGATTGTGTCTCGGCATGACACCTTAGCGTGGATGAATgcaatgtttgctgtcagttaCCACattggtgtggatactgtacttcagaatcagattgtacgtcttggaagtatgatcaaaataagaattttcaccagagATTCTTTTGGACACTGGCTGGTtaattttggatcatttttaaccaaaactaGACACGGGCTACagctttaatttcattttaaaagtaaattactcatctaatttttattttatatatatatatatatatatatatatatatatatatatatatatatatatatatatatatatatatatatatatatatatatatatatatacagctatggaaaaaattaagagaccacttaacattgatttctgaacttggagtggtctcttaatttttagCTGTATATAGTGAATTAACTTTTAAGCttttatatacaaaaaaagtaaagactcgtaactccaaaactatagcaaggagagtcaaaaggttgATATAATTTGAAAggaaactttttaaaattaaatttggaCATTCTCATGCTGAGAAATTGCTAataaacagcaacaacaaaaaaggtgTTTTCAAGGGAAAATTTACATCTATCTAATTTGAGATGCAATAACTCAGGAAGGACATATGGTAGGGGGATCATTCAGTTTTTGGTGACGTTCCTCTATATGTGAGCTGTATCTGGCTCAAATTGTATGGTGATCGCATAAAGAAAtcaaaaattacagcatttGGAACAAAGGTAGCCTTTTTTGTTTaggagttttgaaaaatatgattattaattcTTTTGTAGCTAGGTGGCGCCCGCAGGCGGTACACTCCGTTTTAGAGTGATGACTCAGTAAACATTAACAGTTGAACAAtatggttagatgcattaaaaagctgaGTATCTAATCTTTAAAACGATACCTAATTTGTGTTATTCCTGTCAGTGGTTGCTTATAGTTACTAATAGTTAACTAATAGTTACATTTTTACTAAGCAATTGGGTATTATACAAGCAAAAAAATCGTAGAAATACTTCTAGCTTTATCTAGTGACTGGGGGGTTGTGGATGAGGATTAGTAGCATGAAAAACGAGACTGCATGCTTATTCTGTATAAGATACCTTCACCATCATGTGAATGTCCATGTCCTCCATGTTGAAAAACGAATATTCCTACAAGATTCACCAACAGCCCTGCTATAGACACCGGGAGCAAGCGTTCATGGTGCACATCAGGGGGTTCTAGCGCCCTCTGGTGATAAGACAAGATGGcatcattcataaaaagataTTAGTGGATCAGTATGTCACTTGACAAGTGAATCAACTGTAATCTCATAACAGTACATACCTCCACTCCTTCTGAGAAGATAAAGAAGGCGGTAAAGATGAGGAAAAGGCCGTTCACGAAGCCCGCGAGAACTTCTGCTCTGACATACCTACAAAACAATCGAATGGACTTGCATAAGAATGAAGTGATGCAATCATGCTACCAAAGACAGGCCGTTTCCTGTCAGCACTACCCAGGCAGAAGTGAATAAATCCTTCTTAGGAAACTTGTGTCATCGGTATTCTAGCACAAAAGTTGTTTTAAGCTGTGAAGTGTTTTCTCACCCATATGAGAAGGAGTCATTGGACCTCCACCGTGAGATGACTGATGCTGCAAGGCCTGCCAGGAGAGCCGTGCAGTCGAAGAACATGTGAAAGGAATCGGATATCAAACCTAAACTGAGAATCAAACCAACACAGAAAGGGAAGTGTTCAATTATCATGAAACCTGAGAACTGCATCCCACACTATATTGAGGTCAGAGCCACGTAGGGCCTTTTGTTAGACATTATTCACTCTTTCATTTAAAGACAAAGATATGTTCATATTGACAGAGATTTGGGTGTCAAGAATTGTTGGTTGCAAGTGGGTCAAACTACTCAAGATGAATAAATAAGCAGGTAACACTTTACCTGCAGggtcattagttaacattaacatgATCTAATAATGaactacagcatttattaatctttgttaatgttaatttcaacaattactaatacattattaaaatcaagagttgtatttgttaacattagttaatgcactgtgaactaacatgaacaaattaTGAACAGCtgtgtttttattaacattaacaaagattaataaatacagaaacaaatgtattgctcgtggttagttcatgttagttaacacaatgttaacaaataaaccttattgtaaagtgttaccaataatttcaatgaataaaaaaaaggggggaaaaaagaataTAACTCATTTATactcatttattaatgtttatatttgtttttaaatgtacacAAACAATTAAatagctaataataataataataataattcaggtTCTCAtaattcaatattattataataaacaataaaagttaaataaaagttatcaatattaatgtaattaggagaataaaaaattataagcaatataaaataaaaataattatcatcattattaatataattattataaaaattcaAGCTTCACTGTCAGCACTCCCATTCGTGAGATTGTATAAAATGCATATTATCAAAAGACAGGTAGTGTATTAAatcaattattataataaataatattacataaaatgaatttaaaaaatatatcactGTTATTAttgatataataaaaaataatatgtcTTCAGTATCTGCACTTCCATTTGTAGGAATGTGTCATTCATTATTgttattgataaaaaaaaaatattatttaagcTTTGCTGTCTGCATTCCCATTTGTGGGATTATGTCATTTGCATAATATCagtgtataaaaaataaattattattatagtattgttgttattgttatccATACCgtaatgataataattattattgttgttattattattacaatatttatgtattattatattatggTTATTATCATTTTAGCTGTTAGTATTCATCAagtaatcataataataataataaataaagcctCAATGTCTACACTCCCATTAGTGGGATTGTGTACTTAGCATAATATTATcagtgtataaaataaaatattacataaattataacaataaaacataaaacaattaCTCACGTCAACCGAAAATAAAAAACTTCTGCTAACTTTGTCATTGCAAATTGCTGTCAATGTGCACAACCTAATAATAAACAtcagaaaaattaataaaaacaatataaaactcTTTAAGTCTAAACCAGCAATGTTACAAACTCAATGAAAGTGGacatggggggaaaaaaactgttATTAATATACAAATGGCATACAAAAGGTTAATTCCACTTTCCCCATATTTGCTATATTTGGAATAATAAAGCGGTTTctcaatttttttctcaaaaaagcATTTTTGGACATTACAGGTATTGTTAAACATTCAAACATGCCTATTTGCTCACATATGCTGACTAAATAGGCACCT
The nucleotide sequence above comes from Chanodichthys erythropterus isolate Z2021 chromosome 10, ASM2448905v1, whole genome shotgun sequence. Encoded proteins:
- the slc30a7 gene encoding zinc transporter 7, with protein sequence MLPLSIKDDEYKPAKFNLFVKLSGWFRSILADKTSRNLFFFLCLNLSFAFVELMYGIWSNSLGLISDSFHMFFDCTALLAGLAASVISRWRSNDSFSYGYVRAEVLAGFVNGLFLIFTAFFIFSEGVERALEPPDVHHERLLPVSIAGLLVNLVGIFVFQHGGHGHSHDGEGHGHSHSLFNGSVGHGHSHGGHGHSHESKHGHDHGHDHGHSHGGHGHSHDDPHCHDDHSHTPGKGSSKQILQGVFLHIVADTLGSVGVIISAILMQKYDLMIADPVCSMLIALLIGVSVVPLLRESIGILMQRTPPSLDHALPECYQRVQQLQGVYNLQEPHFWTLCTDVYIGTLKLLVAPDADSRWILSQTHNIFTQVGVRQLYVQVDVAAM